The genomic stretch ACATTGAATTTAAAACTCTTTTTAAAAATTGCTCGGTTTTAAAAATATAAAAAAATCAAGTGTCGTTTTAGAATCATACTTCGATATTTAATCTTTGGGTCGCGGGTTCGAATCCTGCCTTTTCCTTAAAAGCGGAAGAGTAGCTCAGCCGGTAGAGCAAAAGCACTGAAAGATTCTATACTTTTTACCTTGATTTAACAATAAAGAGTGTCGTAGAAAAGACTTACTTCTTGGTGTAATTTTGGTTCGAATCCAAATGATCTTGAAAAAGATTGGGAAGTCTTTCAATGAGTTACCTCTTTTAAATTCAGTTTAAATAAAGAGTGCCGTAAAGAAAACTTACTTCGGTAAATCTTATGATATTGGTTCAAATCCAGAAAATAAGTGTTAAAACTTATTCGTGGTTTTCTTGCCATTTGCCTCTTTTTAATTAAAATAAATCACGTGGAAATACCAGTAAATTTTATAGATTTTTTATATTGGATAAGGGAACGAACAGAAAATGTATGGTCAGTTGATGACGAGAGTTTTTGCCCCAAAGGATTTTACGGTGCTAAATGGCAACCGCTAAGTGAGGAACAGATTGATTCTATTGAATTAAAATATGCCATCAAATTTACATCAGAACATCGTGAATTCCTGAAAATTCTACATGCAATTGATAAAAAAGAAATTGTCGAATACGAAGAAGATGGCAAAATAATTTCTGAGGAAGGTACTTTCTTTTACAATTGGTTGGAAGATGAAGAAGAAATTTTAAAAACAATGAAAGAACCTTATCAATGGATGTTTGATGATATTGATTCTGTGAATAAAGTTTGGCTAAAATCATGGGGGATAAAACCAAAATCTGCTGAAAAAAGAAAAGAAATTTTTGATAAATGGTTTTCTAATGTACCAAGTTTATTACCGTTGACGGGTAGTGTATTTGTTGTAAGTGATGAAAATCTTGAGTGGCAACCAATTCTTTCTGTTAGAGGTTCTGATATTTTGATAATGGGATGGGATTTTAGAACGGGTTTATTAAATGAAATTAGAAATCATCTTGATATTTATATTGAATTTTTTGATGAAGAAGACCAAATGTTTTATCCTGAATTATTGCCAGAAGTGCAAGAGATTTTTGATGAAAATATAATATGTAATAAAACAAAAGATGTTCCTTACCTCAAAGAAATGATGCTTTATTGGTCTTCCGGATGGAGTGGTTTTGGACTAAATTATTTTCCAGAAGGAACAAGAGGGCATCCTATCACAAAAACGTTTATTGCTGAAGAAGAAATTTAAAAATAAAAAAAACAAGTGCCGTAGAATAGTGTTACTTCGATATCACGACGGGGTCGCGGGTTCGAGCCCCGTCTCTTCCACCAATAAAATACAATTTCTATTGGGAGAGTAGCTCAGTTGGTTAGAGCACGATACACTTTTGACTGTCGCCTTGTTTAAAAAAATAAAAGTGTCGTAGAGAAAAGATACTTCGTCTCACTCATGGGGAGGAATAGCGAAGCCGGTAACTCCGGCAAGGCTATCCGGTTCGACTCCGGCTTGACGTGCCCCGCATTCTTTTCTTGATTTTTACCTTTTATCCTTTCCGAAATTCGGAGAGGATTTTTTTATTGAAAGAAATGATGTTTTGTGTTTTTTTTAATCATAAGTTTATGAGGCAAAAAAACTAAAAAAAAATAACAAGTATGGAAAATAAAAAAGGAGGAACATTTTTCTTCGCCATCATCGCAATTATTGTAGGAGGTGCATTATGGAAGCAGATTGATTTTAGAACCATGACAGTCGACAAAACGGCGTTGAGTATTGTCTATCTCTGCACTTTTTTATTTTCTGTTTTCTTTTTAATCAGAAGTCTCAGACATCGAGGTCAGAAATAGAAGAAAAGAATATTAGGTTTTATTTCCCTCTTTTTTCCAAAATCTCAATCCTTTCCAAAATACTGGAGAGGATGTTTTTTTGCTCAGAAGAAAGATAGCCGGAAATTTTATACACTTCTTTTTTAGAATAATCTTCTTTTGCAATCGAAGAAAGGTATTTCAGATTTCCTTCTTCCAAATATAATAGCGTTTCAGGGTTTTGCTTTAAAATATTAGATTTTGTTAAAAACAAGAAGTCTCCTAGATTGTAATTTGATAAAAGCAATGTGTTTTCTGTGAATTCATAGATTAAATCAATATTTACTAATGCTTTTTGCAGTGAATTATATTTAATATTATTATCAATGTTATTTTCTTGATAAGGTAAATCAGAATTAAAAGATAACTGGAATTTTTCTAAATTTTCCGGGTTGTTTAAATCGTCAATAGTTAAAGGAACTGTTAAAAATTTATCCAAATCAAGATTAAAGTAATGTACAACAGTGAGTAGGGTGGATATTTTAGGTTCGGATCTTCCTTCTTCATAAGCGCCTATAACACCTCTGGTTAAATCAAATAAATCTGCGAAAGCTTGTTGGCTTAAGCCTTTTGCCTGTCTTATTGTTTTAATATTGGCTCCGAAAAAACTCATGTGTTCTAATCTTTTTTGCAAATGTAATATTAAATTTAATTAATTTGCTAATAATATTTGCAATTTGGTTAAATTTTATTATATTTGTGTTCAATCAGTCAAAAATAAGTAAATAATTGAAGTTTTTATGTTATAATGCTTTAAATATTTTATCTAAATTGGTAATTGTTATGAATTGATTAATTTTTAAAAAAAAACGCATATGACCTATCATGAATTTTTAACTACAGCTTTTTCACCGGTCAATACGGTTTTGAGTGTGCTGCTGATTTTGTCTGTGATTTATTGGCTTTTTACCATTATCACAGGTTTGGATATTGATGTCGGGATTGATGCTGATCTTGATGCAGATATAGACAGTCCGGATGGTCATGTTCATGTTCCGGAAGATGCCTCAGGCTGGCTTCAGTTTTTGAAGTTTCTGAATCTTGATATTGTGCCGATTACCTATTTTCTCACATTGTCACTTTTGTTAACATGGTTGGGTTCATTTTATATCGAAGCATTTTTATCTTTAGGACTGTGGGTTTCTGCTTTACTTGTGATTCCTATATTTTTAGTAAGCATGTTGTTGACTAAATTAATTTTAAAACCTTTGAATCCTTTCTTCAGAGAAATTAATCATAAAGGTGAAGTTTCTCACGATTTTCTTGGCAGACAAGGAAGAATGAAATCAACAATTCACGGAGTTAAAACCGGAATGCTTGAAGTTTTTATAGGAAATGACCCCATGATTTTAATGGTGAGAAGTAAAGATGGAGAGGTGATTAATCACGGAACGGTTGTGTATATTGTGGATGAAGATCGGGAGAAAAGAATTTATTACGTGGCAGAAGAAATAAGATTTTAAACAATGAAATAATGATCGCTTTTTTTATGATACTTTTTATTAAAATTCTAGACTGTTTTCTTTAAAAATTAAAAGTATTGACTCATGATGAAATTTTGTTATCCGTCTCTAAAGGATGCGAAATTTCTTAAGAATTTCTTCAAAATTATTCCATTTAGGGTTGGGGGAATAATTTTGATGATTTAAATAAATTAAAAACACATTAAAATAAATAAACTATAAAAATATGAATACACCTTTGATTGTTGGGATTGTTGTCGTTGTGGTAGCATCGCTCGGATTGATTTTCTGGATTTTATCAATGTATAAAAAAACCGTTCAGGGAATCGTTATTTTAAGAACCGGTTATGGAGGAACGAAGGTTTTCTTCAATGCGGGAATCGTTATTCCGGTCATTCACCGAATGGAATCGATGGATATTTCCGTGAAAAAACTGGAAATCGCCAGAGAAGGAAAAGCTGGGTTGATCTGTAAAGATAATATGAGAGCCGATATTCAGGTGGCTTTCTTTATCAGAGTTAATAAATCGGCGGATGATATTGTGAATGTAGGGCAGACGATTGGTTGTCAGAGAGCTTCTGATATCAATACGTTGAGAGAATTATTTGAAGCTAAATTTTCTGAAGCTTTAAAAACGGTTGGTAAAAAATTTGAATTTATAGAGTTGTACGAAGCAAGAAGTGAATTCCGTCAGGAAATTTTAGATATTATCGGAACAGATTTGAATGGCTATGTTTTAGATGACTGTGCGATTGATTATCTGGAGCAGACAAAAATAGAAAACCTAGATAAAGACAATATTTTAGATTCTGAAGGGATTAAAAAAATCACTGAATTGACGGCTAATCAAAATATAAAAGCCAATCAGGTTCGCAGAGATGAAGAAAAGACGATTACCAAGCAGAATGTTGAGGCTCGTGAAGCAATTTTAGAGCTTGAAAAACAACTGGCTGAAAAAGAAGAATCTCAGAAAAGAGAAGTTGCAAATATCAAAGCCCGTGAAAATGCCGAAATTCTTAAAGTTGATGAAGAAGAACGTCTGAAATATGAAACTGTTCGCATCGCAACTGAAGAAAAATTACAGATTGCTGAAGAGAACAAACAGCGTCAGGTGGTTATTGCAGCTAAAAATAAAGAACGTGCGGATCTGGTAGAAACCGAAAGAGTGCAGAAAGATAAAATGCTTGAGGCGACAGAAAGAGAAAGAATTGTTTCTTTGGCTCAGATTGAAAAGGAAAAAGCAATCGAATTGGAGAAGAAAAATATTCAGGATGCGATCCGCGAGCGTTTGACAATGGAAAAAACGGTTGTAGAAGAACAGCAGGGAATTAAAGACTTGGAAGCTTTCAAAACAGCAGACAGAACGAAACAGGTGGAAATCACTTTGGCAACTCAGGAAGCTGAAAAGAAATTGATTCAGGAAACGAGAGCAGCAGAATCCAGAAAATTATCTGCTGAAAAAGATGCTCAGAAATACGTAATCGAAGCTCAGGCGAAAAGAGATGCTGCGGAAAAAGAAGCAGAAGCGCGTAAAATTATTGCTGATGCAAAAGCGAAGGAAGAAGCAACCGTTGGTTTATCTGAAGCTCAGGTTCTTCATGCAAAAGCTGATGCAGCCGAAAGACAGGGGATTGTAGAATCGATTGTTATCGAGAAAAAAGCGGAAGCTGAAAGAAAAGAAGGTATCGCTCAGGCTGAAGTTATTAAAGAAAAAGCATTTGCGGAAGCAGCCGGAATTACCGAAAAAGCAGAAGCAATGAAAAAACTGAACGATGCAGGAAAAGATCACGAAGAATTTAGATTGACTTTGGCGAAAGAAAAAGAAGTGGAGTTGGCGCAAATCTCAATTCAGAAAGATATTGCACAGGCTCAGGCTGGAGTTCTTGCGGAAGCATTCAAGTCTGCAAAAATCGATATTGTTGGCGGAGATAATACCTTCTTTGATAATGTGATTCGTCAGGTTTCTGCAGGAAAAGGTTTAGATAAATTCATCAGCCATAGTGAAAACGCTACTTTGGTAAAAGAAAATTTACTGGGTGATGGTGAAAACATCATCGGCAAAGTAATGGGAATGGTTGAAAAATACAATGTATCCTCAGAAGATATCAAAAATATGAGTATTGCAAGTCTGATTTTTAAACTCAACGGTATCGCCAATCAGCAGGAAAGAGGTCTTCTAGAAAGAGCAATGGATATGGCAAGAAATCTTGGCATCGACCAAAAAACAATCAGATAAGCTAATAACATTTTCTCAAAGTCCCAAAGGGACGATTTAACAAAGGATGTAATAAAATCCTAACAATAAAATTAAGTAAAACTCTCATTGTATAATCATTCAATGATGCTTTGAGAGTTTTTTTTCTAAAAAATAAATGTTTCTAAAAACATTTTAACATTACGATGGTAGTCTAAAGTCTAGCATCTAACATCTAATATCTAAAATATGTCAGAACAATTAAATTCAGGGACATACGAAATTATTCAGAACCGTTTGAATGAGCAAAAAAATGACCTCATCCAAAGGCTTCAGAAGCTAAACGAAAACCGTAAAGACATTTTCGGCGGTGTAGATTTTTCACTTATTGCCAATGAAAGAATTTCTACGGAACACAACTGTGTCGCCAAAGATATTTTTTCGCTGAATGACATTTTGATCTTTGGTTCGAATGCGCATTTAGGTTTACAGACGGAAATCAACATAACCGATGTTTTTTCTATATATAAAATAAATAACAACAGTTTTGAACCTAAGGATTCTTCATTAATTGGAGATGAAATTTTTATCGACGAGTTCAAAAACCTCTATAAATATTACAGAAATACTTTTTTTGCGCGCTTTCATTTTACCGAAAACTATCTGTATATGGTTTTTCAGTTGTCTGAAAGTACTTCCGACATCAAAGCTTTCAAATGGCTGATCAAAGAAGATAAACTGATTTATATTGATTCTCGAAGTGCTTCAGAAGTCAATTATCCGCCACAACATGGTTTTGCATGGACGAAAGCAACAAGAGATATGCAGCGAGGAGGGAAGTTTCCGCACGTTTCTTTAGCAGATAAAGTTTTTGTAGAGTCGATTGGCGGTGATATCACGATAAAAATTGAAGATAATACCGATAGCGGAAAAGGGATTTATTCTGAAGATGTTATTCATAAAGATCAGAACCTCGACGATGCTGAAATTCATTTTTGTGATCTTGATAATTTGGTTTTATTTAAAATTAAACCTTATCAGGAATCTGAGCGTTATTTTATTTATAATCATAAAGAAAAAATAGTTTCAAGAGTTGATACTTTGAAGTATTCGGCAGTTTTGCTTCCGGAAAATCAGGGGGTGCTTTTCTCAAACGGTTATGCTTTGCAGACGGGAGGTTTGAAAGTGATTTCTCAGGATCAGAATAGGCTTCATTATCTAAAAACGATTCCGGAGCCGAATGATGAAAATTTTATGTATGTTTTTTATGATGATAAAACCAACAATTATCAGCTGATTTCGTACAATATCATTACACAAACTATCGAGACACCGATTCGCTGCAGTGGTTTTTCTATTTTAAATGATGGAAGATTAATTTATCTCAGAGAAACTCTCGAAACCACAAAACATCATTTAGCTCAGATTTGGCAGACTCCATATTCGAAAGAATTATTACCGAATACCGAAAAATCAGATACGCTTCTTTACAAAATCGGGAATAAAGATATCGTAAGAGTCATGGCTGAAAGTCAGGAATTGATCACGCTTTTGAATAAAAAAGATTCTTACAGCGGACTGTACGACGATATTGTCAAGCTTTCCACTACTATTTTGGATGCCTATTATTTCCTTGGTGATGATGAGGTTGAAAATCTCGATCAGCCTTTAAAGGAAATCAGGAATATCGCTCATTCTGCTATTAATGAATATGAAAAGGTT from Chryseobacterium indoltheticum encodes the following:
- a CDS encoding SPFH domain-containing protein — its product is MNTPLIVGIVVVVVASLGLIFWILSMYKKTVQGIVILRTGYGGTKVFFNAGIVIPVIHRMESMDISVKKLEIAREGKAGLICKDNMRADIQVAFFIRVNKSADDIVNVGQTIGCQRASDINTLRELFEAKFSEALKTVGKKFEFIELYEARSEFRQEILDIIGTDLNGYVLDDCAIDYLEQTKIENLDKDNILDSEGIKKITELTANQNIKANQVRRDEEKTITKQNVEAREAILELEKQLAEKEESQKREVANIKARENAEILKVDEEERLKYETVRIATEEKLQIAEENKQRQVVIAAKNKERADLVETERVQKDKMLEATERERIVSLAQIEKEKAIELEKKNIQDAIRERLTMEKTVVEEQQGIKDLEAFKTADRTKQVEITLATQEAEKKLIQETRAAESRKLSAEKDAQKYVIEAQAKRDAAEKEAEARKIIADAKAKEEATVGLSEAQVLHAKADAAERQGIVESIVIEKKAEAERKEGIAQAEVIKEKAFAEAAGITEKAEAMKKLNDAGKDHEEFRLTLAKEKEVELAQISIQKDIAQAQAGVLAEAFKSAKIDIVGGDNTFFDNVIRQVSAGKGLDKFISHSENATLVKENLLGDGENIIGKVMGMVEKYNVSSEDIKNMSIASLIFKLNGIANQQERGLLERAMDMARNLGIDQKTIR
- a CDS encoding helix-turn-helix domain-containing protein; this encodes MSFFGANIKTIRQAKGLSQQAFADLFDLTRGVIGAYEEGRSEPKISTLLTVVHYFNLDLDKFLTVPLTIDDLNNPENLEKFQLSFNSDLPYQENNIDNNIKYNSLQKALVNIDLIYEFTENTLLLSNYNLGDFLFLTKSNILKQNPETLLYLEEGNLKYLSSIAKEDYSKKEVYKISGYLSSEQKNILSSILERIEILEKRGK